A single window of Providencia alcalifaciens DNA harbors:
- a CDS encoding 3-hydroxyacyl-CoA dehydrogenase: MNTSLSLSIQNVAVIGAGTMGIGIAQVAASAGLQVQLFDVNAQVLQQSLAALTTRLRKRVEQGKADAKSTEETLARLHVADSLAALADADLVIEAVAEKLAIKQAIFSELEGICRESTIFASNTSSLSITAIASVLKHPERMAGLHFFNPAPVMKLVEVIRGLETAENVVKTLKTLTLTFNKIPVICRSTPGFIVNRVARPFYAETLRALEELVGNPATLDSVMRDAGGFSMGPLQLTDLIGHDVNYAVTESMFQAFGYDPRFQTAFAQLALVQAGHLGRKSGRGFYDYATDNHNDHNKLASQVDVAPVVEQSRQLDIKAYGNWQIFPELKQLLQQNGICLEEAEQKTRQSPSLVVNGVIIMLTNGEMTSTLAQKLEQPVVQFDLSANYVAATTIAISCAVQNSHQQNQDAIAFFQSLGKQVIVLPDYPGLLTLRTVAMLCNEALDVVNKGVASAQDTDLAMRFGVNYPKGPLAWGAQIGWSHILHTLEHLTNFYGDTRYRPNPLLRQLAAGFQSLSLEALP; the protein is encoded by the coding sequence ATGAATACTTCACTGAGCCTCTCGATACAAAATGTTGCGGTTATTGGTGCGGGCACCATGGGTATCGGAATTGCGCAAGTCGCTGCCAGTGCGGGTCTACAAGTGCAACTTTTTGATGTGAACGCCCAAGTGTTGCAGCAATCTTTAGCGGCGCTCACCACCCGTTTACGCAAACGCGTTGAGCAAGGAAAAGCCGACGCCAAAAGTACGGAAGAAACCCTTGCTCGTCTCCATGTCGCCGACAGCCTAGCCGCCCTTGCTGACGCCGATTTAGTGATTGAAGCGGTGGCAGAGAAACTCGCCATTAAGCAGGCTATTTTCAGTGAACTTGAAGGCATTTGTCGCGAAAGCACGATTTTTGCCAGCAACACCTCGTCATTATCTATCACGGCGATTGCTAGCGTACTTAAACACCCTGAACGTATGGCCGGATTGCACTTTTTTAACCCTGCCCCCGTGATGAAACTGGTGGAAGTGATCCGTGGACTCGAAACCGCAGAGAACGTGGTTAAAACCCTAAAAACGCTAACACTGACATTCAATAAAATTCCGGTGATTTGCCGCTCCACTCCGGGCTTTATTGTTAATCGCGTAGCAAGGCCTTTCTATGCGGAAACCTTACGCGCACTGGAAGAGCTAGTGGGCAACCCCGCCACATTAGACAGTGTGATGCGTGATGCTGGGGGCTTTTCCATGGGGCCTTTGCAACTGACGGATTTAATCGGGCATGACGTTAATTACGCCGTGACAGAATCCATGTTTCAAGCATTTGGCTATGACCCGCGTTTCCAAACCGCATTTGCGCAATTGGCGCTAGTGCAAGCGGGACACTTAGGACGTAAATCAGGTCGTGGATTTTATGATTACGCCACCGATAATCATAATGATCATAATAAACTCGCATCTCAGGTCGATGTCGCGCCTGTCGTAGAGCAGTCTCGCCAGCTCGATATCAAAGCTTATGGAAATTGGCAAATATTTCCTGAACTTAAGCAACTCTTACAGCAAAACGGGATCTGCCTCGAAGAAGCTGAACAAAAAACGCGCCAGTCACCTTCACTGGTTGTTAACGGAGTTATTATTATGTTAACAAATGGTGAAATGACATCCACCCTTGCGCAAAAACTTGAGCAACCCGTGGTGCAATTTGATTTATCCGCCAACTACGTTGCGGCAACCACTATCGCTATCAGTTGTGCAGTACAAAATAGCCACCAGCAAAACCAAGATGCGATTGCCTTTTTTCAATCCCTCGGCAAGCAAGTGATTGTGCTGCCGGACTACCCTGGGCTGTTAACCCTGCGAACCGTTGCCATGCTGTGCAATGAAGCGTTGGATGTGGTGAATAAAGGTGTCGCAAGCGCCCAAGATACTGATCTGGCGATGCGTTTTGGCGTGAATTACCCGAAAGGGCCATTAGCATGGGGCGCTCAAATCGGTTGGTCACATATTTTGCACACCCTTGAACATTTAACCAATTTCTATGGGGACACGCGTTATCGCCCCAACCCATTACTACGCCAGCTTGCCGCCGGTTTTCAATCACTCTCATTGGAGGCATTGCCATGA
- the paaG gene encoding 2-(1,2-epoxy-1,2-dihydrophenyl)acetyl-CoA isomerase PaaG, with amino-acid sequence MINDTEITEEMILTTLENGVLTITLNRPDRLNSFNDEMHRQLSAALKIAEQDETVRCLVITGAGRGFCAGQDLNDRNVAVGSEAPDLGFSVETYYNPLIRRLVALPKPIICAVNGVAAGAGAAIALAGDIVIAAKSASFIQSFCRLGLVPDSGGSWFLPQLVGRARAMGMAMLGDKISAEQALQWGMIWQVTENDQLATTVNNLAKHLATQPTYGLGLIKKAIHSAAINTLDEQLNLERDLQRLAGRSYDYREGVDAFLNKREPTFQGK; translated from the coding sequence ATGATAAATGACACCGAGATCACCGAAGAGATGATCCTTACAACACTGGAAAATGGGGTGCTCACGATTACCTTAAACCGCCCTGACCGCCTAAATAGCTTTAACGATGAAATGCATCGCCAGCTGAGCGCAGCCCTTAAAATCGCCGAACAAGACGAAACCGTCCGCTGCTTAGTGATCACCGGTGCAGGTCGTGGATTCTGTGCGGGGCAAGATCTTAACGATCGTAATGTCGCTGTCGGATCTGAAGCCCCTGATCTGGGCTTTTCTGTTGAAACTTACTACAACCCGCTGATCCGCCGTTTAGTCGCCTTACCCAAACCGATTATTTGTGCCGTAAACGGTGTTGCCGCAGGCGCGGGAGCGGCGATAGCCCTTGCGGGGGATATTGTTATCGCGGCTAAAAGCGCCAGTTTTATTCAATCATTTTGCCGCCTTGGGCTGGTGCCTGACTCTGGTGGAAGCTGGTTTTTACCACAATTAGTCGGTCGTGCCCGTGCCATGGGTATGGCGATGCTTGGGGATAAAATCAGTGCGGAGCAAGCATTACAGTGGGGCATGATTTGGCAAGTCACAGAAAATGACCAACTCGCCACCACCGTCAACAACCTTGCGAAGCACCTTGCGACTCAACCGACTTATGGGTTGGGGCTGATTAAAAAAGCCATTCATAGCGCTGCGATTAACACCCTTGATGAGCAGCTCAATTTAGAGCGAGATTTACAGCGTTTAGCGGGCCGCAGCTACGATTACCGCGAAGGTGTCGATGCGTTTTTAAATAAACGCGAACCGACGTTTCAAGGAAAATAA
- the paaF gene encoding 2,3-dehydroadipyl-CoA hydratase PaaF: MENNWILSQQHHRVLTLTLNRPDVRNALSTPCLELLVKHLEHAQTDDNIGAIVITGNPRFFAAGADLKELQQQTIANAITDKRPQVWRRFAQISKPIICAANGYALGAGFELLLASDIIIAGESARFGLPEITLGLIPGAGGTQRLIRAVGKSLAMQMVLTGETISAEQAKQAGLVSEVCVDALTLERAQAIAQRIAGHAPLAVSAAKAALVSAQETHLTEGLKLERQYFVSLAGTDDRQEGIAAFFEKRSPQFTGR; the protein is encoded by the coding sequence ATGGAAAATAATTGGATTTTATCTCAACAACATCACCGCGTTCTGACACTGACGCTTAATCGCCCCGATGTGCGCAACGCACTGAGTACGCCGTGCCTTGAATTACTGGTTAAGCATCTCGAACATGCGCAAACTGACGACAATATCGGCGCTATCGTTATCACGGGCAACCCACGTTTCTTTGCCGCAGGAGCTGATCTTAAAGAGCTTCAGCAGCAAACCATTGCCAACGCTATCACGGATAAACGTCCACAAGTTTGGCGTCGCTTTGCGCAAATCAGCAAGCCGATTATTTGTGCCGCCAATGGCTACGCATTAGGCGCGGGGTTCGAATTGCTGCTTGCCAGCGACATCATTATTGCGGGGGAATCCGCTCGCTTTGGTCTACCGGAAATTACCCTTGGGCTGATCCCCGGCGCAGGTGGCACCCAGCGTCTTATTCGTGCCGTGGGTAAATCCCTTGCAATGCAGATGGTACTTACCGGAGAAACCATCAGCGCTGAGCAAGCCAAACAAGCCGGATTAGTCAGCGAAGTGTGCGTAGACGCACTTACTCTTGAACGGGCTCAAGCTATCGCCCAGCGTATTGCAGGGCATGCGCCTTTAGCCGTGAGTGCCGCCAAAGCTGCGCTAGTGAGCGCCCAAGAAACACACCTAACCGAAGGCTTAAAACTGGAACGCCAGTATTTTGTCAGCCTTGCGGGTACTGACGATCGCCAAGAGGGGATCGCCGCCTTTTTCGAAAAACGATCCCCCCAATTTACAGGACGCTAA
- the paaE gene encoding 1,2-phenylacetyl-CoA epoxidase subunit PaaE produces the protein MTVFHRLSIAAIDRDTPDAVAVTFHIPESLQAQYRYRPGQHLTLKAAINGESLRRCYSICSAPDENGLKIGVKAIYEGRFSNFINQQLNVGDNLEVMIPQGQFGYQPDSQQQGHYLAVAAGSGITPLLSIIKATLQTEPNSRFVLIYGNRNSRSVMFKEAIADLKNRFATRFQVLYLFSQEPQESALLSGRIDAKQLSALGKSLLNFSQFDRAFICGPESMMDEVQETLIHHGMAQERVHTERFNTSGAKFKPTIATSESRQVTLQLDGRTLNINMDGQDDSILDAALRQGADLPYACKGGVCATCKCKLRSGEVEMGVNYSLEPDQIAAGYILSCQAWPKGDGVVLDFDV, from the coding sequence ATGACTGTCTTTCACCGTTTAAGTATTGCCGCGATTGACCGTGACACACCTGATGCCGTGGCGGTCACCTTTCATATTCCTGAATCGCTGCAAGCGCAGTATCGTTACCGTCCGGGTCAACATTTGACCCTGAAAGCCGCAATTAATGGCGAAAGTCTTCGTCGCTGCTACTCCATTTGTAGCGCCCCCGATGAAAACGGCCTAAAAATTGGCGTCAAGGCTATCTACGAAGGGCGATTTTCTAATTTTATCAACCAACAACTGAATGTTGGGGATAACCTAGAAGTGATGATCCCCCAAGGGCAATTTGGCTACCAGCCCGATAGCCAGCAGCAAGGGCACTATTTAGCTGTGGCCGCAGGCTCCGGCATTACCCCGCTGTTATCCATCATTAAAGCCACGTTGCAAACCGAGCCAAATAGCCGCTTTGTGCTGATTTACGGTAATCGCAATAGCCGCTCAGTGATGTTCAAAGAAGCCATTGCTGACTTAAAAAACCGCTTTGCCACCCGTTTTCAAGTGCTGTATCTGTTTAGCCAAGAGCCGCAAGAAAGCGCATTGCTCAGTGGGCGTATTGATGCCAAGCAACTTAGCGCATTAGGAAAATCCCTGCTCAATTTTAGCCAATTCGACCGCGCTTTCATTTGCGGTCCAGAATCCATGATGGATGAGGTTCAAGAAACCTTAATTCATCACGGCATGGCCCAAGAGCGCGTACACACCGAGCGCTTTAATACCTCGGGCGCGAAATTCAAACCGACCATTGCCACCAGCGAAAGCCGCCAAGTTACCCTTCAGTTAGATGGGCGCACCCTAAATATCAATATGGATGGGCAAGATGACAGCATCCTTGATGCCGCACTGCGCCAAGGTGCTGACCTACCTTATGCCTGTAAAGGCGGTGTTTGCGCCACCTGCAAATGTAAGTTGCGCTCGGGGGAAGTTGAAATGGGCGTGAACTACAGTCTTGAACCTGACCAAATTGCCGCCGGTTATATCCTCAGTTGCCAAGCATGGCCAAAAGGGGATGGCGTGGTATTGGACTTTGATGTGTAG
- the paaD gene encoding 1,2-phenylacetyl-CoA epoxidase subunit PaaD: protein MEQRMQLQSPDIHQIWQQLQQIPDPELPALSITDLGMVRHVKPTEQGWQIGFTPTYSGCPATEFLINEIKTVLDSAGFSPVDVEVVLTPAWTTDWMNQDAKRRLREFGIAPPQGTACEHPEHTGAICCPRCDSEQTEKISEFGSTACKALYRCNECLEPFDYFKCI from the coding sequence ATGGAACAGAGAATGCAACTTCAATCCCCCGATATTCATCAGATCTGGCAGCAGCTTCAGCAGATCCCTGACCCTGAATTGCCGGCTCTGTCTATTACTGATCTCGGTATGGTGCGCCATGTGAAGCCGACCGAACAAGGCTGGCAAATTGGGTTTACCCCAACCTATTCAGGCTGCCCCGCCACTGAGTTTTTAATCAATGAAATCAAAACAGTTCTCGATAGCGCCGGTTTTTCGCCTGTGGATGTGGAAGTGGTATTAACCCCCGCATGGACTACGGACTGGATGAACCAAGATGCCAAAAGGCGCTTACGTGAATTTGGCATTGCGCCCCCGCAAGGCACCGCCTGTGAGCATCCTGAACATACTGGGGCAATTTGTTGCCCGCGTTGTGACAGCGAACAGACGGAAAAAATTAGCGAGTTTGGATCTACCGCCTGCAAAGCGCTGTATCGCTGTAATGAATGCTTAGAACCGTTTGATTACTTTAAATGTATTTAA
- the paaC gene encoding 1,2-phenylacetyl-CoA epoxidase subunit PaaC, with protein sequence MTEKQQLQHYVLRLGDTPLILAQRLCEWCGHAPEIEIDLALSNIGLDLLGQARNFLSYAAQLKGAGYNEDKLAYLRDEREFSNLLLVEQPNDGFNDTLVRQFFIDAYHVPLYSALTQSRDPQLAAIAEKSLKEALYHLRFSRGWMIRLGDGNPLSQQKLQQSINRLWRFTGELFHADEIEITLSEAGIAVDPRTLRDVWLQTVNETFEEATLSLPEQAAYRLGGKQGSHTEHLGLILTQLQFVQRAYPNSQW encoded by the coding sequence ATGACCGAAAAACAGCAGCTCCAACATTATGTTTTACGCCTCGGAGACACCCCACTAATCCTGGCACAGCGCCTGTGTGAGTGGTGTGGTCACGCCCCTGAAATCGAAATTGACCTTGCGCTGTCCAACATCGGCTTAGACTTACTGGGACAAGCGCGCAATTTCCTCAGCTACGCCGCACAACTCAAAGGCGCGGGTTACAACGAAGACAAGCTGGCTTACCTGCGTGATGAGCGTGAATTCAGCAATTTGCTGCTTGTTGAGCAACCAAATGATGGCTTCAACGATACCCTCGTACGCCAGTTTTTTATCGATGCCTACCATGTACCGCTGTACAGTGCACTGACTCAAAGCCGTGATCCTCAGCTCGCCGCCATTGCCGAAAAATCCCTCAAAGAAGCCTTATACCACCTGCGTTTCAGCCGTGGTTGGATGATCCGCTTAGGGGATGGCAACCCACTGAGCCAGCAAAAACTTCAGCAATCTATTAACCGCTTATGGCGCTTTACCGGTGAATTGTTCCATGCCGATGAAATTGAAATTACGTTAAGCGAGGCAGGCATTGCCGTTGACCCGCGTACGCTGCGCGATGTTTGGCTGCAAACCGTGAACGAAACCTTTGAAGAAGCCACTCTCAGCCTACCTGAGCAAGCGGCTTATCGATTAGGCGGCAAACAAGGCAGCCACACTGAGCACCTCGGTTTAATTCTCACGCAGCTGCAATTTGTGCAACGCGCTTACCCCAACAGCCAGTGGTGA
- the paaB gene encoding 1,2-phenylacetyl-CoA epoxidase subunit PaaB: MNNQDWPLYEVFVRSKQGLAHRHVGSLHAADDQMALENARDAYTRRSEGCSIWVVKAAHLVASQPDEKDQFFDPADSKVYRHPTFYTIPDGIKNM, from the coding sequence ATGAATAATCAAGATTGGCCACTGTATGAAGTGTTTGTTCGCAGTAAACAAGGTTTAGCGCATCGCCATGTGGGAAGTTTGCACGCCGCCGATGACCAAATGGCGCTGGAAAATGCTCGCGATGCCTACACTCGCCGTAGCGAGGGTTGCTCTATTTGGGTCGTCAAAGCCGCCCATTTGGTCGCGTCTCAACCGGATGAAAAAGATCAATTTTTTGACCCTGCGGATAGCAAGGTTTACCGCCACCCGACCTTTTACACCATCCCTGATGGCATCAAAAACATGTAA
- the paaA gene encoding 1,2-phenylacetyl-CoA epoxidase subunit PaaA, translating to MSEQNQIHFDAKIEADIAIEPKDWMPDAYRQNLIRQIGQHAHSEVIGMLPEANWLTRAPTLRRKAVLLAKIQDEAGHGLYLYSAAETLGCTRQDIYQKMLDEKMKYSSIFNYPTLNWADVGVIGWLVDGAAIVNQVALCRASYGPYARAMVKICKEESFHQRQGYEAVMVLAEGTNEQKAMLQDSINRFWWPVLMMFGPNDSDSPHSAQSMAWKIKRFSNDELRQKFVDNTVPQVEALGMTIPDPDLYWDDALGHYRFGEIDWEEFYQVIKGQGICNQERLDAKRKGWEEGAWVREGAMAHSQKQKAIKSAA from the coding sequence ATGAGCGAGCAAAATCAAATCCACTTCGATGCCAAAATCGAAGCCGACATCGCCATCGAGCCCAAAGATTGGATGCCCGATGCCTACAGACAAAATCTCATTCGCCAGATTGGGCAACACGCCCATTCAGAAGTGATTGGAATGCTGCCGGAAGCCAACTGGCTCACTCGCGCCCCAACCCTACGCCGTAAAGCTGTTCTGCTGGCAAAAATTCAAGATGAAGCAGGACACGGTTTATACCTCTACAGCGCCGCAGAAACCTTGGGGTGCACTCGCCAAGACATCTACCAAAAGATGCTCGACGAAAAGATGAAATACTCCTCCATTTTCAACTATCCGACGCTCAATTGGGCAGATGTGGGCGTGATTGGCTGGCTGGTTGATGGCGCTGCGATTGTCAACCAAGTGGCGCTGTGCCGCGCCTCTTATGGGCCTTACGCCCGTGCGATGGTGAAAATCTGCAAAGAGGAGAGTTTTCACCAACGCCAAGGCTATGAAGCCGTCATGGTACTGGCTGAAGGCACTAACGAACAAAAAGCCATGCTGCAAGACTCTATCAACCGCTTTTGGTGGCCAGTATTAATGATGTTTGGCCCGAATGATTCTGACTCCCCCCATAGCGCTCAAAGCATGGCGTGGAAAATCAAGCGCTTCAGTAATGACGAGCTGCGCCAGAAATTTGTGGATAACACCGTGCCGCAGGTGGAAGCCCTCGGCATGACCATCCCCGACCCTGACCTGTACTGGGATGATGCGCTAGGTCACTACCGCTTTGGAGAGATTGACTGGGAAGAGTTCTACCAAGTGATTAAAGGGCAAGGGATCTGCAACCAAGAACGCCTTGATGCGAAACGTAAAGGTTGGGAAGAAGGAGCTTGGGTGCGCGAAGGTGCAATGGCTCACAGTCAAAAACAAAAAGCCATTAAATCCGCGGCTTAG